One segment of Balaenoptera ricei isolate mBalRic1 chromosome 8, mBalRic1.hap2, whole genome shotgun sequence DNA contains the following:
- the SCN3B gene encoding sodium channel subunit beta-3 isoform X1, with product MPGFNRLFPLASLLLILWAGVCFPVCVEVPSETEAVQGNPMKLRCISCMKREDVEATTVVEWFYRPEGGKDFLIYEYRNGHQEVESPFQGRLQWNGSKDLQDVSITVLNVTLNDSGLYTCNVSREFEFETHRPFVKTTRLIPLRVTEEAGEDFTSVVSEIMMYILLVFLTLWLLIEMIYCYRKVSKAEEAAQENASDYLAIPSENKENSAVPVEE from the exons CTGGCGTCTgcttccctgtgtgtgtggaaGTGCCCTCGGAGACGGAGGCCGTTCAGGGCAATCCCATGAAGCTGCGCTGCATCTCCTGCATGAAGAGGGAGGACGTGGAGGCCACCACGGTGGTGGAATGGTTCTACAGGCCCGAGGGCGGTAAAGATTTCCTT ATCTATGAGTATCGGAACGGCCACCAGGAGGTGGAGAGCCCCTTCCAGGGACGCCTGCAGTGGAACGGGAGCAAAGACTTGCAGGACGTGTCCATCACTGTACTCAATGTCACCCTGAACGACTCCGGCCTCTACACCTGCAACGTGTCCCGGGAGTTTGAGTTTGAGACACATCGCCCCTTCGTGAAGACCACCCGGCTGATCCCCCTCCGCGTCACCGAGGAGG CTGGAGAGgacttcacctctgtggtctcAGAAATCATGATGTACATCCTCCTGGTCTTCCTCACTCTGTGGCTGCTCATCGAGATGATATATTGCTACAGGAAGGTCTCAAAGGCCGAAGAGGCAGCCCAAGAAAATGC GTCTGACTACCTGGCTATCCCATCGGAGAACAAAGAGAACTCTGCGGTACCAGTGGAGGAATAG
- the SCN3B gene encoding sodium channel subunit beta-3 isoform X2, with protein sequence MPGFNRLFPLASLLLILWAGVCFPVCVEVPSETEAVQGNPMKLRCISCMKREDVEATTVVEWFYRPEGGKDFLIYEYRNGHQEVESPFQGRLQWNGSKDLQDVSITVLNVTLNDSGLYTCNVSREFEFETHRPFVKTTRLIPLRVTEEAGEDFTSVVSEIMMYILLVFLTLWLLIEMIYCYRKVSKAEEAAQENASDYLAIPSENKENSAVA encoded by the exons CTGGCGTCTgcttccctgtgtgtgtggaaGTGCCCTCGGAGACGGAGGCCGTTCAGGGCAATCCCATGAAGCTGCGCTGCATCTCCTGCATGAAGAGGGAGGACGTGGAGGCCACCACGGTGGTGGAATGGTTCTACAGGCCCGAGGGCGGTAAAGATTTCCTT ATCTATGAGTATCGGAACGGCCACCAGGAGGTGGAGAGCCCCTTCCAGGGACGCCTGCAGTGGAACGGGAGCAAAGACTTGCAGGACGTGTCCATCACTGTACTCAATGTCACCCTGAACGACTCCGGCCTCTACACCTGCAACGTGTCCCGGGAGTTTGAGTTTGAGACACATCGCCCCTTCGTGAAGACCACCCGGCTGATCCCCCTCCGCGTCACCGAGGAGG CTGGAGAGgacttcacctctgtggtctcAGAAATCATGATGTACATCCTCCTGGTCTTCCTCACTCTGTGGCTGCTCATCGAGATGATATATTGCTACAGGAAGGTCTCAAAGGCCGAAGAGGCAGCCCAAGAAAATGC GTCTGACTACCTGGCTATCCCATCGGAGAACAAAGAGAACTCTGCG GTGGCCTGA
- the SCN3B gene encoding sodium channel subunit beta-3 isoform X3, producing MCPDTCVPLPVFPCLCSLPCPPLSCPSHSHIWELLIYEYRNGHQEVESPFQGRLQWNGSKDLQDVSITVLNVTLNDSGLYTCNVSREFEFETHRPFVKTTRLIPLRVTEEAGEDFTSVVSEIMMYILLVFLTLWLLIEMIYCYRKVSKAEEAAQENASDYLAIPSENKENSAVPVEE from the exons ATGTGCCCTGACACCTGTGTGCCTTTGCCCGTCTTTCCCTGTCTTTGCTCtcttccctgccctcctctgAGCTGCCCATCCCACTCCCACATTTGGGAGCTCCTG ATCTATGAGTATCGGAACGGCCACCAGGAGGTGGAGAGCCCCTTCCAGGGACGCCTGCAGTGGAACGGGAGCAAAGACTTGCAGGACGTGTCCATCACTGTACTCAATGTCACCCTGAACGACTCCGGCCTCTACACCTGCAACGTGTCCCGGGAGTTTGAGTTTGAGACACATCGCCCCTTCGTGAAGACCACCCGGCTGATCCCCCTCCGCGTCACCGAGGAGG CTGGAGAGgacttcacctctgtggtctcAGAAATCATGATGTACATCCTCCTGGTCTTCCTCACTCTGTGGCTGCTCATCGAGATGATATATTGCTACAGGAAGGTCTCAAAGGCCGAAGAGGCAGCCCAAGAAAATGC GTCTGACTACCTGGCTATCCCATCGGAGAACAAAGAGAACTCTGCGGTACCAGTGGAGGAATAG